The nucleotide window TTCCGCCACTGTtttggatatatttcaaaaaaaaaactgtagggcacaattttaaatatgtttgtaatttgtaatgacgtttgacgtgttttagatgatttataaattttagtttgatgttcttttgtcttacatgatccGACCCGACTCGCTATGAACCGATATTTTTATACAgctaggggcctaaaatctttgaaaatattcTACACCCCCAagaaaaaattcctgggtccgccgcTATTTCTCATTCAATTATTATTggaaaatataatataattatagagttaaatgccattttagtccctgtggtttgggccattctgccagtttagtccaaaggtttcatttttaacctgtgggtccaaaaaggtttcacagttgccattttagtccacttggttaacttcattcattttttctattaacgagaaggccaatttggtcattttgtatgtaattctgttaactaaaagggcaattcagccatataaaatgaccgaattggccttctcgttaacagaaaaaatggatgaagttaacccagtggactaaaatggcaactgtgaaacctttttgtacccacaggttaaaaatgaaacctttggattaaacgggcaaaatggcccaaaccacaaagactaaaatggcatttaactctataatTATATTATCTAAGATGGAAAACCTATGGGTAGTCAACTATCTAAGTTGGAAGTTCAGTTTGAGGTAGAGCATGTTGCATGGTTCAGGGTACATCAACATAAGGTGAGTCTTCAAAAGCTAGTTCTAGTGGTGGAGCATGTTGCATGGTTCATGGTACATCAACATAAGGTATGTCTTCAAAAAGCTAGTTCTAGTGGTTATTATAGTCTAGCTCAAGAAAGAACAAGGAGGGAAATTAGGGATGAGGATCATATACACCTAGCTCTCAATGGTGATCCGAGTGTCGTGCGCATCGCCTGCTCTACTAAAATCACAGGAAAGGTACTTAGTCTTAGGCCATGCTTGGCTTAGCTTTTCAAAACAGCTTATAACTTTTTGGAGAAGTTAATAAGTCACAATGGGGTGACTTATTCACTTTTCACTCACAAAATAGTTTCATCTAAAcactttttaatttttcaaaaagtcaataagctaacaagtcactaaaataagcactcccaaacacccccttagagTGACTTATCCTCAAACCTTTGCATTCTAAGGCTACACACCATTCTTCTAACCTCGCATTCAAGCTCTATTTACTTTCTTCAATCAGcacaatatatacatatatatgtagggtagggttcggctacaaagtccatttttcctacaaagtgtacaaagtcataaaacacactcaaaacccacaaataacagagtggaGATccttaaaacacaatatccaaaccttAACAGTCAATAAAAACTTCAAATACACCAtcatagaactatgaatataaaacacactaatcaaagccttatcatccaaaacacaacacaaaacccacaaatatggtgttttagtaatctgcgctttgttatttgtgggttttgagtgtgttttatgagtgaaattgtagtgttttatgactttttacactttgtaggaaaaatggactttatagccaactctcaccctatatatatatgtgtgtgtgtgtatctatgtatatgtatatgtaataTTCGTATTTACACTAAAAATTGTCCTTTTGTTGAAGTTTCACGATAAATATCGTTGGCATAATTTCAagtgaggtttttttttttttttttaacttttgatATATAGCTAAAATCAGTTAGATtaaaataagttttatgataacTAGTGTGATTCTCCCTGCGCGATGCGGCAGGTATTCGATCTGTATCAGTTCGCTATGCGGTGGGAACTCGATCGGTATTGGTTGGGTCCCTTTGGTATCGATTCAATTCATTGGGTTTTCGGTCGGTATCTATTCAGTGTATTACGGTACCGACAAACGGTATAGCAACCGAAAGAGATATatatcaacacgtgttttatatCCATAAAAAACTATTAAAAATGAATATCGGTACATGTACCAATGTTACATCGTTACACCGTTTGTGTCTCCACAGCACATGGAGTTTCTTCGTCACGACCACTATTTACTTAAATCACCGTTGTCGACTCACTACCATTTTACCCCTATAAACTTAACGCTTTAGGTTATATTAGATATATATTTGGTTCCAAAATCTAATTATTTTTgtagagtttaaaaataaaaatttaagtatataataaaaatcatagaaatcaattatgtaataaaataataaaataattaaaagagTACTGTTCATGAACCCTTTGTATTAATATGTATAATAACTAGATGGATTGACCTGCGCTTCGCGACAGGAAATTAGTTGTGGATTAGAGATGCAACTTGCTTTTCATGGAACTGATTGCAAGGTTTGGTTACAAAATGTGATTGCTACATACAAAAGGCAGCCCATGGTTACAAAATGTGATTGCTACATACAAAAGGCAGCCCATGGTTTTGTCGAACGTATCATAAGTTTATTTACAACAACTACTTCGGTTAACTGAGATGTACAAAACGTAGTGCATTCTGATGCAGTTGGTTGCGTTCTTTTAGTTGGGCTGGTATTTGTTAGTGGCCTATTCCGGGAACCTGAGTTTCTTGGTGTCGCTTACGCCTTCTGTGCATTTTGATCACAGTCATTAGTAATGTTGTTTTTGTTAAAAGTGGGCTTAAGTTAATACTTGGTATAGGATGGGATACCTGATTGATATAGTTGACGTTTAGCTGAAGGTCTGTTTTCATTTGATTCTAGGGCCAACTTTTTGTCTGCAGTAGATGTTGTTTGTTGGGTAGGTGAAGGTGGTGTTGCTGTGATGTTTAGCTTGCTGTCATAGACTTCGTTGACGGAGAGAACACTTGAGTTAGGATTGGGAGTTGTTGAACGGGCATATTGAACCTGCATTGTGACGTCTTTTCCAATGGCTTCATATAGGGGTTCTGGTGTTTGATAACGGTCTGTGTAGCCATGTTTCAGGACCATGTCTTTACATTGTATGCCGATTAACCCAACAGTTGCCTCATCAAAAAATGTTGCCATAGTAGGAGCTGTGTTGTCTGAGATTGTTGCAGCCACGCAGTACCTACAGTTAGTTATTAATTAGGATATTTGGCTTCTTTTTTTTTGTATTGTATAATTATATTTCTTTTCATCTTACATGAATTTTGGTTCTGGTAGGTTTTGGTGACTACCACATGACCAACCTCTTTTTGTTTGGTATATTTTTCTTGGGCACTGTGGACACATTGTGTAGTACCATGGCCGACCTTTGATGTAAGTTGTCACTGATGCTTGGCAACTGAATGTTTGCCCCTGTATAACAAAGTTATCAGATCATATCATTATTTTAATGGTAATGAAATTTGTAGCTGAGAGTTGTTGGCGATCATTTACGAATATAGGAAACTTATAGAATAGTacgataaataaaatattttttaaatagtatgttgaacttgtaaatagtATTCATCAACTTTTCCGATAGTATTGCATAATTGACCAAGGGTAATATGCTACCAATATTAACTAATTAACAACATTTACAAACTTTATTAACAATTACGTGGATAGTTTACAGTTATGTATGTACCTGGTTTTCTTTTTGGTGTTCCAAGAGCTCTGAAATTCTTCTTTTGTTTCTGTCTTCTGCGCGAAGATGGCGTTCCTATGATTCGTAGCCAGGGGTTGCTCCTAGTAGATGTAGTGTTCCTTCTTTGAACCTATAGAAGTAATTTGCTATGTTAGATTGTTAAAAAATTTATAGCTGAGTAAATCAAAGAGTCTTCTTCTTTACCTGTTTCTAGCTTCTATGGCACTCTCTACATCGGGGTTGAAGTAAACGTGGGTTGCTGGGGTTGACGACAGTTGTAGTTTGTCTGATGTGTGACCTTTGAAGATGGACCTTCAACGATGTGAATGCGATAACAATCGGTTCTTCTGCGCTTAACATTGCTTGCTTATCAAAACGCGGTAGAACCTCTTCCCATAGGGTGACATCAATGTTTGGACCACTGTATTGATTTTATAGTTAGTTTCTGATTTTGGTTAAACTATGAAGTAGAAATTGTCTAAAAGTACCTGATGTCTGTCAATTTCACACGTAGATAATTCTTCCCCTTTTTAGTGATACCTGGTATGGTGTCTTCTATTTTGCCCATGTAATCTGTAGAATGAACTATTTTGTTAAGCGTTAAGAAGTCAATATATCATAGCATGAATGAAAATAATTAGAATGGAAACCTGGTTGATTATCATATCTATAATGAGCATGCATTCAGTAATGTTTGATTTATTAATATAACAAATGTAATACCTGTGAGAACACTTAGTTTTTCGTCAGTAAGGTTGTCGTCGATCCGGAGATGCAAGTTAGCATATGGACAAAAGTTAAAGTAATGCATTGGGAATGTTTCTGAGCCAGGTATCAAGGTtatcgttgttgttgttcccatgaGAATACTTGCTGGATGTGCATTAACTTTTAGTGATGTAGGTGCATCATTGCATATGTAATCGTCTAGAaagtatgtgacaactcgagtttccgactttcactttcgcatttattgcacgttgactttgactgttagtTGTTTGATTTGGTTGACTTATAactgtacgcgttgtgttttaatggaACGTATTATGATTGTCGGATATGTTATGTGCTATATGATGAAACGTGTTGTGTTTGCATAGTTAGGTGTTTGGTTGCATGAATACTTGTAAACTGTGTAAGAATTTAACAACCTGACGAAACAGAATTTCACCGTCATAAACATACCCGACGAAACGAGTGTGATTCGCCATAAGTCATCTCGAAGAAACAAGAGCTTGTTTCGTCAAACATACCACGACGAAAcgggtgtttcgccggcccagtatCTCGCCGAAGCCCAGTTCGGGTCCAGTACGCTGTCTCGTATATCATTACGTGAAACAGTTCATGTTTCACAACTTTAGCAATCAGAAACCCTAGAGACTCTCTCTAACCTTGTGTGCGACGGCAACCCTCCCCTCTTTCGAAGTCGGATCATTATTTCTCGATCGTTCTTAGTTCGGTTAGTGATTTACATGTTCGGTTTGATTCTAATTCTGAATATATGTGTATGATATTCTCGATCTTGTTATGCGCGGTTAATCAAACACATAACCTTATGTAAACCTAGTAACTAGCATAGGGTTCTGATAATTGGTTTGGGTATGATTGAATGCTTGATTTTGGATATTGTTAACGGGATCTAGACCTGAATGCTATATTATACTAATAGGATACGATGAAGGGATGTGTTATGCTAATCGATTTGTGATACACAtaaactagggttcatgctagacgtTAAGAACCGtgatgattatgttattgatttgatgattgttgttgaatGATTTCTCTATGATCCCTGCATAATGATCTGTGATTGATGATGATCGATGATAGCATAACGGCtgctagaatgattagggtttctgtgatgtTTTGAAACTGATGTTATGTGACGTAACTGCCTGGTTGACGAAACGGAATTTACGGCGAAACAgaaggggtgtttcgccaagggtaattGACGAAACAGGACTGTGTTTCGCCAAGGAGGTGATCGACGAAAGGGAAGTGTTTCGTCAAAGGGGTTCACGGCGAAACAAAGGGTGTTTCGCCGATTTGGATAATTTGCACAGTAGCTATTTCCGTTAAAACTTAACTGCATTAACTAACTGCCATTAGATGTTGAACATAACTTGCATGATATTGAATACGTGCAATGTGCTACTTGGTGACTATTGATTGTGCTTATACATGAActtcgtgaatacaaactgattatgtacacgtgcgtactttaggacgtgattgattaactgtgagcacgtacttagcataccgagcaaaccaaggtgagttcactcagccaaggcatggggttcccagggtgggaatgggtttggattatttagttgtacttacctagcttatggaacttagttatatggtcctcgggtgaggaagggttattgataagatacgactagactagtgatacttatagaactaaccttcgcacacatgcctaggaaggccgcgaactatacactaaacttcgcacacatgccgggtggccgcgatacaaatatacctagtctagaatactcgggaaactttccctaatcttcgcatacatgcctagagggccgcgatacgaactaatacgatacatgacttaatgaacgaacacaaggcttactattctattacgattactgaactattaactgtgaactcgctcaactagttgttgactctctgctgcatgccttgcaggaccttaggtacttatggagcttgcacaggaaggagcaggtcgttgtggagcatggatcatggatgttatgttaaactttataacacttgaacttattacatacattgggttttcatattatgcttctgctacttaaactatgtttggtttgaacatcaattgtattgaattgggtttttacgaactacttcgattattatatactatgttcaatatgattggtggcttgatcctggtcatgtcacgcctccaagcggtgatactccgcgtgtggattttgggggtgtgacagattggtatcagagccattggttatagagaacttggttttaatatgggaaaaacgtttttattaaaaccagactataaccagaacaatgctctcaacgatccacaacgacgcttcgctccacgtgcaagactcaacatcctaggtaataaggtttatgtttattacctgcctGCTAGAaatacatagaactttgctcgtagtatgcttagattacattacctactattcgttattacttgggaatacttatgtgcttacactcttctgtcatcgcactactcacgaaccattctcacttattctacttttactatgaagatcatgtctggacgtgtgaacatgactcaagcccagttgacggctctcattgctgaacaagtagctgcggcacttgcagctgcacaagcaggtagtataccctgcggatgggatacacactaggatctttgaatcctacattcctaaatcaactCTTGTATATAATattgtcctattctatgcacaaGCAGGTCAAAACGCtcaacaacctgtctgcacattcaagaacttcatggactgtcgtccaagcacgttcagtggcacggaaggagcagtgggactactccattggtttgagaagctcgagtcggtattcgagatgtgtgaatgccctgaggctcgcagggtcaagtacgccactggtacgttggaagggattgcgctaacctggtggaacgcgcaagttcagattctagggctggcagctgctaacgccaccccttggaacgaattcaaagaactgatcaaaagggaatactgcacacgcgatgacatccacaagttggaagtggagctttatcatttgaaaatgacggggtcggaaattgaagcttacacgaaacggtcgaacgaaatggccatcttgtgtccaaccatggtggaccccccaatcaagcgcatcgagttgtaccttaagggtttagcatccgagattcagagccatatgacatcggctaacctcgacaatatccaagacatcaagcgtcttgctcatcgactcaccgatcaagcagtggaacagaacaagctgccaaaacgcatcagtgctaccactccagctgctacttctgctacacccagcgataacaaaagaaagtgggatggggattgcagcaagggatcagtttctgttcagcctCAAGCatagcagcgcaagacaaatgactaccagaatccgaatcagcaatcatcaggcagtcaggggcagggtggatatcggggatttcacccactttgtaataggtgcaacagacaccacatgtcacggctccccgacccaccctggacggagtcgggggatcgcgagacagttcccgtggtatataattaatgcggcagcggaagtctctttataacaggatcttttatccgtgaaatatgctcgtttaatatattacacaaagtttaagggataaatcccataatttacaataagttgatttcacacagaaatctttatttttcaaaacacgttttattggtttatttacactgagccacttctctgagcttgatagtgctttactgcacttttcctggatcacacagatcacctgaaacatgtttgaaaaaggttttgtcagcggggaaatactgagtgaatcattctgttttctaaaacgactcgttagttataatttacagtattaagagcgattacaatgtttctatcaaccaattatcaagaatgggtatttgtcactcgattcatttctgtgactgtggtcataccactattgggtcccgttgcccaaatagtgacggtgtactcacacagagtaataataactcacatagagtaatattcactcacatagagtgataataacagtaatgtgcacaataccccacataccagctgtaatttggtgattacaaagacttaatccctgtaattataaccttgaaaataatttgaggtattgtaatacttactcacaaactgtgagaaaacaatttaaaaagaagaatgactcacattgcagattaacgagcaatagatataagcctactgattagccttgcttaaacctaatttaacacaatgcacacacacaggttagtaactaatacagcagttacgtcaattcacgagattaaaccttcacaacgattaatcagtgcaatactcgataattcaatcggattcacaacgaataacagagcatagtccgaattcgaacagtactctaatattcaagtcgaaatcacgacgaataatcaaagtacaagctcaattgagcagcacccggactatcgttggatagttataatcgatcggacgttgaatcgtaatagcgatcgagttattaccctgattgcggcagcgtttcgataatcgtatgtgtttgtgaactgttttgcttataactcgacgtatattatgaattttaacgtcgttcaagtgccagatttcaagtcccaacccctgctatttatactgaaattttgacaccgtcgcgtagcgcgagggggtaccccttttGGCGTCGCGCTACAcgagtgaccaccctactttcatagactaggtttttgcgtgtgtaggcttgctgagtcgatagatttttaaaattctatttcgacagagagttatgatgataatcgtaactagggttttgccccccctgagttttgggggccctgatcctgattccgattattctggaaattttagggttagtgcagaattacttgggtttcttaattagggtttccttactaGCTAATTATTATCCTacttatggattttagtggcagttgttacatcctccccaccttaagaaaaatctcgtcctcgagatttactggaatagatgagggtactttcgcttcatttccgattccagttcccaagtgtattctggtcctcttcttgaattccatttgacttttactaacacttaatcgtttgtgcttgagaaacttgacttttctatcttccatctgtagtggtttctctataaacttcaacttttcgttcacctctacatcttgaagaggtactaccagggattcgtctgctaaacatttcttaagattggatacatgaaatacatcatgtattccagccaattcttctggtagttgtaaacgataagcaactggtcctattcgttgaatcacggggaatggtccaacgtatcttggacttaactttcctttcttaccgaatcgtactactcctttccaaggagagacttttaaaagtactttatctcctacttgaaattctaaaggcttgcgacgattgtctgcatagctcttttgacgatctcgagctgttttcagtctttccttgatctgagttatcttatTAGTAGTTTCTTGTattatttcaggacctgataattgactttctccgatttctgcccaacatactggagttctgcacttacgtccgtatagtgcttcaaatggtgcagcttcgatgcttgaatgataactattgttataggagaattcaattaatggcaagtggctatcccaattaccaccaaagacaattacacatgctcggagcatgtcctctagagtttgtattgtcctttcactctgtccgtctgtttgtggatgataagcagtacttagatttagtcgagttcccattgctttctgaaaacttttccagaaatgcgaagtaaatcgactatctctatccgatacaatggagagcgggactccatgtagggatactacctcgtccacgtagagttgtgctaacctttccatactaaaggtttctttcattggtaggaaatgagctgacttggttaatcggtctacgattacccaaatcgcatcattacctcttttggttttgggtaactttgtaacaaagtccattgttataagttcccatttccatacaggcatttctaactgttgtagtagtcctgaaggtttctggtgttcagctttagcttgtgaacaagttaagcacttggatacgtattcagctatatcctttttcattcctatccaccagaaattatttcttaaatcttggtacatcttattgtttcctgggtgcatagtatacctagatttatgagcttcttctaaaatcttatttcttaactctccttgcttaggtacccaaattcgtttcttatggaatttccaaattccatcattttcttgttctaattcttttaggtaacctttcattccttcagcatcgtcttgtATTGCTGTTTTCTGGACTTCTTTattttgtgccattaaatctacttgtagatttaacctcagagcacggactcgtttctgtttctcatggtacttacgacttaaggcatctgcaactacatttgcctttccttcgtgatattggatatcacagttgtaatcgcttagcatctccatccatcttctttgcctcatgtttaattctttttgcccaaatatatatcttaaacttttatgatcggtatagacagtaaacttacttccatacagataatgtctccatatcttaagggcaaagattatggctcctaattctagatcatgagtcgtataattttcttcgtgctttttcaattgtctagaagcatacgcaattaccttcttgcgttgcattaacacacatccgtatcctaattttgaagcatcacaatatacttcaaaatcttctgttccttcgggtaaagctaagattggtgcattcgtcaacctatgctttaaaatcttaaaggcttcttcttgtctaggtccccatgcaaacttagcagctttacaggttaacttagttaatggtacggctattttcgaaaaatctttgataaatcgtctatagtatccagctaagcctagaaaacttcttatctccattgctgtttgtggaactttccacctcgtaatggcttctatcttagcaggatctacatggataccttcatgatttaccacatgacctaagaattgtacttcttgtagccaaaattcacatttcgagaatttggcataaagcctttcgtttcttaacaaagttaagagaacgtgtaaatgctcacaatgttctttttgacttttggagtaaataagtatatcgtcgatgaaaacgatcacaaatttatccaagtatggtttacagattcgattcatcatgtccataaatgctgctggggcattcgttaatccaaagggcatgactgtaaactcataatgaccatacctagttctgaaagcagttttaggtattcctcttcttgtactttcaactgatgatatccagatcttaaatctatcttagagaaatacctagctccttgcaattgatcaaaaagatcatcaatcctaggtagtgggtatcgattcttaatcgtaaccttatttaattctctgtaatcgatacacattctcatcgatccatctttctttttcacaaacagtaccggtgcaccccaaggggatgaactaggttgtatgaatcctttgcttaatagttcatctaattgctttttcaattctagcatttcggtaggtgctaatctatatggtgctttagctattggtgcagtacctggaattaaatggattctaaactctacttctctatcaggtggtaatccaggtaattcttctggaaaaacgtctgggtattctgacactaccgggatgtcctgaagttccttatccttagtgttaatgattactgaaatcatatacaccatttcctgttttctcgaataactagccaacttcattactgagatgaattttagtggctttcgaggtctatctccagtaattaaaattacttctcctgtaggggtttgaatttctactgcatttttgtcacataggatttgtgcatggttggctactaaccaatccattcctaatactacatcgaatcctgctaaattcattggtaacaaatttgcagaaaacttatggcctaataattctatttttccttcttgccagattttatctattttcacagaatttccttctgcggtttctactgtgaagtttttcctaagagtggttaaaggtagcTTAAGgtcttggcaaaataaagtatttataaaactttggttcgcaccagagtcaaataatacttttgcaaatacgttgtgaactaagaacgtaccagctatcacatctggaatgagttcggcctcttgagtggtcagctggaatgctcgtgcatttctcttggt belongs to Helianthus annuus cultivar XRQ/B chromosome 5, HanXRQr2.0-SUNRISE, whole genome shotgun sequence and includes:
- the LOC110939084 gene encoding uncharacterized protein LOC110939084, giving the protein MATFFDEATVGLIGIQCKDMVLKHGYTDRYQTPEPLYEAIGKDVTMQVQYARSTTPNPNSSVLSVNEVYDSKLNITATPPSPTQQTTSTADKKLALESNENRPSAKRQLYQSEGVSDTKKLRFPE